The following coding sequences are from one Streptomyces dengpaensis window:
- a CDS encoding enoyl-CoA hydratase-related protein, with protein sequence MTDEVRYVREGHIAQVTIDRPAVLNAVDVKTNARLNEIWAEIEADPEVRVVVVTGAGERSFCVGADMSADAVDKTGLEYWAGLDPNGFGGLGLRTTLDVPVIARVNGYALGGGMEMVLGCDIVVAADHARFGLTEPRVGRIPLDGGVFQLVRRLPHTQAMGLLLTGRRASAAELHRMGLVNEVVPAGQLDEAVDRWVADILACAPTSLRAIKQMVQRGSGLSPQDAHKLRTPALIQALDSEDAKEGVLAFQQKRPPVWPGR encoded by the coding sequence ATGACCGACGAAGTCCGCTACGTACGCGAGGGACACATCGCCCAGGTCACCATCGACCGCCCCGCCGTACTGAACGCGGTGGACGTCAAGACCAACGCCCGGCTCAACGAGATCTGGGCCGAGATCGAGGCCGACCCCGAGGTCCGGGTGGTCGTCGTGACCGGCGCCGGAGAGCGGTCGTTCTGCGTGGGCGCCGACATGTCCGCCGACGCGGTGGACAAGACCGGCCTGGAGTACTGGGCCGGCCTCGACCCCAACGGCTTCGGCGGGCTGGGCCTGCGCACCACCCTGGACGTCCCGGTGATCGCCCGGGTCAACGGCTATGCGCTGGGCGGCGGCATGGAGATGGTCCTCGGCTGCGACATCGTCGTCGCCGCCGACCACGCACGGTTCGGCCTGACCGAGCCCCGGGTCGGCCGGATCCCGCTGGACGGCGGGGTGTTCCAGCTGGTGCGCCGGCTGCCGCACACCCAGGCCATGGGGCTGCTGCTCACCGGCCGCCGTGCCTCCGCCGCCGAGCTGCACCGGATGGGCCTCGTCAACGAGGTGGTCCCGGCGGGGCAGTTGGACGAGGCCGTCGACCGCTGGGTCGCCGACATCCTCGCCTGCGCCCCGACCTCGCTGCGCGCCATCAAGCAGATGGTCCAGCGCGGGAGCGGGCTGTCGCCGCAGGACGCCCACAAGCTCCGTACCCCGGCGCTGATTCAGGCGCTGGACAGCGAAGACGCCAAGGAGGGCGTGCTCGCCTTCCAGCAGAAGCGGCCGCCGGTCTGGCCGGGACGATGA
- a CDS encoding SpoIIE family protein phosphatase — translation MMSTTNVTLGKHRNAREPSELVVAMLDEPGTVVAWTQAAEQLVGYSAGDVVGRSAALLLSSTEEAQTISAFVEQCRAQDGSSGTTAVRHRDGRILHVNLRISMLWGQHGTVRWLVSVTHMDTLPGKVVNGSVRESLLARAPIGIVVRDPQLRCTWVNDTMESHDGICRERRLGRHISDAWPGPKAEALDVVMRQVLKSGTTKVHEFRRWLPTGPRREHTFAGSCFCLQGADGQALGVAVISVDVTESQRAQECLAILSEASTRLGGTLDVMRISQELADLAVPLLADYAAVDLEQSVPFGEGPPVHIGLMGERLPMFRRAGLASIRQGVPESPWARGESVPVPSASPFTEVLRTGSSHLEPILDTAPGTWIDQDPARAQMIHENGVHSVMVVPIRARRALLGVAFFIRTENPVPFQEFDLILAEELVSRAALTLDNARQYTREQTAALALQRNLLPHRLRGGMAVEAASRYLPADMDHGVGGDWFDVIPLSGARVALVVGDVVGHGINAAATMGRLRTAVHTLADMELPPDELLTHLDDTVQRLAEEEADAPDQTPAVVGATCLYAVYDPVTRRCTMARAGHLPPAIIDPQGRVTFPDLPTGAPLGIGLGVPFEAVELELPEGSLLALYTDGLIESRDRDIDVGMHRLGAALAQPGLSLEDLCTRVTETCPGRAPSDDVTLLLVRTRSLSPTQVASWKLPGDLTAVRSARHMAARQLTEWGLEGLKDPTNLIVSELVTNAVCHSTGPIGLRLIQHQVLTCEVFDTSVGSPHLRRARTIDENGRGLFLVAQLSRRWGSRSLSDGKVVWAEEDLGPAPSQARAFGTPPALEEQLEDASPSRASDMHVNQQE, via the coding sequence ATGATGAGCACTACCAATGTGACGCTCGGTAAGCACCGCAACGCGCGTGAGCCATCAGAGTTGGTGGTCGCGATGCTCGACGAGCCTGGGACGGTGGTCGCATGGACGCAGGCCGCCGAGCAGCTTGTCGGGTATTCCGCCGGGGACGTTGTGGGCAGGTCTGCCGCACTCCTACTGTCATCGACCGAGGAAGCGCAGACGATATCGGCGTTCGTCGAGCAGTGCCGTGCCCAAGACGGCTCGTCGGGCACGACGGCCGTGCGCCACCGAGACGGCCGCATCCTCCACGTCAACCTGCGGATCTCGATGTTGTGGGGGCAGCACGGAACGGTGCGGTGGCTCGTGTCGGTGACCCACATGGACACGCTCCCCGGGAAAGTGGTGAACGGATCGGTGCGGGAGTCACTTCTTGCCCGGGCACCGATCGGCATCGTCGTTCGTGACCCGCAGCTGCGTTGTACCTGGGTGAATGACACGATGGAGAGCCACGACGGCATTTGCCGTGAGCGACGGCTCGGGCGTCACATCAGTGATGCTTGGCCCGGCCCCAAGGCCGAAGCGCTCGACGTGGTGATGCGGCAGGTGCTGAAGAGCGGCACCACCAAGGTCCACGAGTTCCGGAGGTGGCTGCCGACGGGCCCGCGACGGGAGCACACATTCGCGGGTTCGTGCTTCTGCCTCCAAGGCGCCGACGGTCAAGCGCTGGGGGTAGCCGTCATCAGCGTTGATGTCACCGAGAGCCAGCGGGCGCAGGAGTGCCTTGCCATCCTCAGCGAGGCCAGTACGCGCCTGGGCGGCACCCTGGACGTGATGCGGATCAGCCAGGAACTGGCCGACCTTGCCGTGCCCCTGCTCGCCGACTACGCCGCCGTCGACCTTGAGCAGTCGGTCCCGTTCGGCGAAGGGCCCCCGGTCCACATCGGCCTCATGGGCGAGCGCCTGCCTATGTTCCGACGTGCCGGTCTGGCCTCGATCCGCCAAGGTGTCCCAGAATCCCCATGGGCGCGCGGTGAGTCGGTCCCCGTGCCGTCCGCCTCACCCTTCACCGAGGTCCTGCGCACCGGGTCTTCCCATCTGGAGCCGATCCTCGACACCGCACCGGGCACATGGATCGACCAGGACCCTGCACGGGCGCAGATGATCCATGAAAACGGCGTGCACTCCGTGATGGTCGTACCCATCCGTGCGCGGCGCGCCCTGCTGGGCGTGGCGTTTTTCATTCGCACCGAGAACCCGGTGCCGTTCCAGGAGTTCGATCTGATCCTGGCCGAAGAACTCGTCAGTCGCGCAGCGCTGACCTTGGACAATGCTCGCCAGTACACCCGCGAACAGACCGCGGCCCTCGCGCTGCAACGCAACCTGCTCCCTCACCGTTTGAGGGGCGGCATGGCAGTCGAGGCGGCCTCGCGCTACCTGCCCGCGGACATGGATCACGGCGTCGGGGGAGACTGGTTCGATGTGATCCCGCTGTCCGGCGCCCGGGTGGCCCTCGTGGTCGGCGATGTGGTCGGGCACGGCATCAACGCTGCCGCGACCATGGGCAGGCTGCGCACCGCCGTCCACACGCTGGCCGACATGGAGCTGCCCCCCGACGAACTGCTGACCCACCTCGATGACACGGTCCAGCGACTGGCCGAGGAAGAGGCCGACGCCCCGGACCAGACCCCCGCGGTTGTGGGCGCCACCTGCCTGTATGCCGTCTACGACCCGGTCACCCGCCGGTGCACCATGGCACGGGCCGGGCACCTCCCGCCCGCGATCATCGACCCGCAGGGCCGGGTCACCTTCCCCGACCTTCCCACCGGAGCCCCACTCGGCATCGGGCTGGGGGTCCCTTTCGAGGCCGTGGAGCTGGAACTGCCCGAGGGAAGTCTCCTCGCCCTGTACACCGACGGCCTGATCGAGAGCCGCGACCGCGACATCGACGTGGGAATGCACCGCCTGGGCGCCGCCCTGGCACAACCAGGCCTCTCCCTGGAAGACCTCTGCACCCGCGTGACGGAGACCTGCCCGGGTCGGGCACCGTCCGACGATGTCACCCTGCTCCTGGTCCGGACCCGCTCACTCAGCCCGACCCAGGTCGCCTCCTGGAAGCTGCCGGGTGACCTGACCGCTGTCCGCAGCGCCCGGCACATGGCAGCCCGCCAGCTGACCGAATGGGGCCTGGAAGGTCTCAAGGACCCCACCAATCTGATTGTCAGTGAACTGGTCACCAACGCCGTCTGCCACAGCACCGGCCCGATCGGTCTGCGTCTGATCCAGCACCAAGTCCTGACCTGCGAGGTGTTCGATACCAGCGTCGGCTCCCCGCATCTGCGTCGCGCACGCACCATCGACGAGAACGGCCGCGGCCTGTTCCTGGTTGCCCAGCTGTCCCGCAGATGGGGCTCCCGATCGCTATCGGACGGCAAGGTCGTCTGGGCCGAAGAAGACCTGGGCCCCGCACCCTCACAGGCACGGGCCTTCGGCACGCCGCCCGCACTTGAGGAGCAACTGGAAGACGCCTCCCCATCGCGAGCATCCGACATGCACGTCAACCAACAAGAATGA
- a CDS encoding thioesterase family protein: MSEPEAFFERLSENRFAPTEGTRGPWDPGAQHAGPPAALLGRAVTERPGGRTDMRVSRITYEILRPVPIRPLQTSTQVVRAGRNVELVEATLTPDGGEPVMLARALRIRTATEPGPVVSQGPLVAPPGDGGSGRFFPVPWDIGYHTSMDWRFTAGAFTERGPATCWMRMRIPLIAGDEPQPLDRVLVAADSGNGVSNVLDPARHLFVNADLTVHLHRYPVGEWVCLDARTSVDSGGVGLADTQLHDEKGPIGRSAQSLYVAPR, translated from the coding sequence ATGTCAGAGCCCGAGGCGTTCTTCGAGCGGCTCTCCGAGAACCGATTCGCACCCACCGAAGGCACCCGGGGTCCCTGGGATCCCGGCGCTCAGCACGCGGGCCCGCCCGCCGCACTCCTGGGCCGTGCCGTCACCGAGCGCCCCGGGGGCCGCACCGACATGCGTGTCTCCAGGATCACGTACGAGATCCTGCGTCCGGTCCCGATCCGCCCGCTGCAGACGTCGACCCAGGTAGTGCGCGCCGGGCGGAACGTCGAACTCGTCGAGGCCACGCTGACACCCGACGGCGGCGAGCCGGTGATGCTGGCCAGGGCGCTGCGTATCAGAACGGCCACGGAGCCGGGCCCCGTGGTCAGCCAGGGGCCGCTCGTGGCGCCGCCCGGCGATGGCGGCAGCGGGAGGTTCTTCCCCGTTCCGTGGGACATCGGCTACCACACCTCGATGGACTGGCGGTTCACCGCGGGCGCATTCACCGAACGCGGCCCCGCGACGTGCTGGATGCGCATGCGCATACCGCTCATCGCGGGCGATGAACCGCAGCCGCTGGACCGGGTCCTGGTGGCCGCCGACTCCGGAAACGGCGTCAGTAACGTACTCGACCCAGCCCGGCACCTCTTCGTCAACGCCGACCTGACGGTCCATCTGCACCGGTACCCGGTCGGCGAGTGGGTGTGCCTCGACGCCCGTACGAGTGTGGACTCGGGCGGTGTCGGACTCGCCGACACGCAACTGCACGACGAGAAGGGACCCATCGGGCGGAGTGCGCAAAGCCTGTACGTCGCGCCGCGCTGA
- the grpE gene encoding nucleotide exchange factor GrpE translates to MDKGRLQKTDLTQLQRLLEERTADLQRVKAEYDNYRKRVHRDRMAVREIAVANVLQALLPVLDAVDRTCAHEPMTPGLEDITDTLQAQLGSLGLVAFGEEGDPFDPARHEAVTHHVAPDADQLICTEILRAGYRLGDLLVRPAYVEVTGPPPPAGNPLTHGREEPRYDAAGGSDCPSLTRAGHEDRGSWRS, encoded by the coding sequence ATGGACAAGGGCCGGCTGCAGAAGACGGACCTCACACAGCTGCAGCGTTTGCTGGAGGAGCGCACGGCCGACCTGCAGCGAGTGAAGGCCGAGTACGACAACTACCGCAAGCGGGTGCACCGGGATCGTATGGCCGTGCGCGAGATCGCGGTGGCCAACGTCCTGCAGGCCCTGCTGCCCGTGCTGGACGCCGTCGACCGCACGTGCGCGCACGAGCCGATGACCCCGGGTCTGGAGGACATCACCGACACCCTTCAGGCCCAGCTCGGCTCGCTGGGGCTCGTGGCGTTCGGCGAGGAGGGCGACCCGTTCGACCCAGCCCGTCACGAGGCCGTGACCCACCACGTCGCCCCGGACGCCGACCAGCTCATCTGCACGGAGATCCTGCGTGCCGGGTACCGGCTCGGCGACCTCCTCGTGCGTCCGGCCTACGTGGAGGTCACCGGGCCGCCTCCACCCGCGGGGAACCCACTCACGCACGGCCGAGAAGAACCCCGATACGACGCAGCAGGAGGCAGCGACTGCCCCAGCCTCACGCGCGCAGGGCACGAAGATCGGGGCAGCTGGCGGTCTTGA
- a CDS encoding acyl-CoA dehydrogenase family protein, translated as MTVTEFPAGIRPAQHRTHDVVNQAPRRVDIDEYGTNQPLMEGVRQYGAAWHDRELHEIGALVGSEKFQSWAESAHTSPPELRTHDRYGNRVDEVDFHPAYHDVLGAAVRHGAHTSGWADPKPGGAVARAATFMLFAQIEPGHACPTSMAHAVVPVLQRDPEVGRDWLPGLLSRSYDPRMIAPGLKSGLMFGMGMTEKQGGSDVRANTTVAAPVLSDPDGRVHLLTGHKWFFSAPQSDAFLVLAQADAGLTCFLVPRVLPDGTRNTIGIQRLKNKLGNKSNASSEVEFDGTWAQRIGEPGRGVPTIIEMVNHTRLDCVLGTTAGMRQSLSEAVWHARHRRAFGARLTEQPAMTAVLADLALETEAATWTALRLAHAYEAGSGESEAMFRRLATAVSKYWICKRGPQHAYEALECLGGNGYTEDWPLARRYREQPLLAVWEGSGNVIALDVLRGIAKTPQSLDAFWAELEQTAGIHAVLDTHLRRVRQELSRDLRDPVAAQTRARATVEGMALALQSSLMLRHAPAPMAEAFIAARLGEGRGHHYGILPHGTDAAAIVERHAADSI; from the coding sequence ATGACGGTGACCGAATTCCCGGCCGGTATCCGGCCCGCACAGCACCGGACGCATGACGTGGTCAACCAGGCACCACGCCGGGTCGACATCGACGAGTACGGCACGAATCAGCCCCTCATGGAGGGCGTACGGCAGTACGGGGCGGCCTGGCACGATCGGGAGCTGCACGAGATCGGCGCGCTGGTCGGCTCGGAGAAGTTCCAGAGCTGGGCGGAGTCGGCCCACACCTCCCCGCCCGAGCTGCGCACGCACGACCGGTACGGCAACCGGGTCGACGAGGTCGACTTCCACCCCGCCTACCACGACGTACTCGGCGCGGCCGTGCGCCATGGCGCGCACACCTCGGGCTGGGCCGACCCCAAGCCCGGCGGTGCCGTGGCACGGGCGGCGACGTTCATGCTGTTCGCCCAGATCGAGCCGGGCCACGCCTGCCCGACATCGATGGCGCACGCCGTGGTCCCGGTCCTCCAGCGCGACCCGGAGGTGGGCCGGGACTGGCTGCCGGGCCTGCTCAGCCGCTCCTACGACCCGCGCATGATCGCGCCGGGCCTGAAGTCGGGTCTCATGTTCGGCATGGGGATGACGGAGAAGCAGGGCGGCTCCGACGTACGGGCCAACACCACCGTGGCGGCACCCGTGCTCTCCGACCCGGACGGCCGGGTCCATCTGCTCACCGGCCACAAGTGGTTCTTCTCCGCCCCGCAGTCCGACGCCTTCCTCGTCCTGGCCCAGGCCGATGCTGGGCTGACCTGCTTCCTCGTGCCCCGCGTGCTGCCCGACGGCACCCGCAACACCATCGGTATCCAGCGGCTGAAGAACAAACTGGGGAACAAGTCGAACGCCTCCTCCGAGGTGGAGTTCGACGGCACCTGGGCGCAGCGGATCGGTGAGCCGGGCCGTGGCGTGCCCACCATCATCGAGATGGTCAACCACACGCGCCTCGACTGTGTGCTCGGGACCACCGCGGGCATGCGTCAGTCCTTGTCCGAGGCCGTCTGGCACGCCCGGCACCGCCGCGCTTTCGGGGCCCGCCTGACCGAACAGCCGGCCATGACGGCGGTCCTGGCCGACCTGGCATTGGAGACCGAGGCCGCCACCTGGACCGCGCTGCGCCTTGCGCACGCGTACGAGGCCGGCAGCGGCGAGTCCGAGGCGATGTTCCGGCGGCTGGCCACCGCGGTGTCCAAGTACTGGATCTGCAAGCGCGGCCCTCAGCACGCCTACGAGGCGCTGGAGTGTCTGGGCGGCAACGGCTACACGGAGGACTGGCCGCTGGCCCGCCGCTACCGCGAACAGCCCCTGCTGGCCGTGTGGGAAGGGTCCGGCAACGTCATCGCGCTCGACGTGCTGCGAGGCATCGCCAAGACGCCGCAGTCGCTGGACGCCTTCTGGGCCGAACTGGAACAGACGGCCGGAATCCACGCCGTGCTCGACACACACCTGCGCCGCGTACGGCAGGAGCTGTCACGGGATCTGCGTGACCCGGTCGCCGCACAGACCCGCGCCCGCGCCACGGTCGAGGGCATGGCACTGGCCCTCCAGTCCTCGCTGATGCTCCGGCACGCGCCCGCCCCCATGGCGGAGGCGTTCATCGCTGCGCGACTCGGCGAGGGCCGCGGACATCACTACGGCATCCTGCCGCATGGCACCGACGCCGCCGCGATCGTGGAACGCCACGCCGCGGACAGCATCTGA
- a CDS encoding MBL fold metallo-hydrolase, translating into MAWHLRMTLLGVGAMNSPRCAPAGLLVRYRGRRIAFDAGPGADPPPRLDAWLVTDEQAELRSALQRMAADRGLEARRADCEWGELVIRACSVAHTSHPTCGYRIEADGVVAVWAPEFWEFPSWAMGADLMFAEAAGWDRRIRFRGGVGGHAHVREVGREAERHQVRRLVYAHVREVGREAERHQVRRLVYAHIGRPCLRAMDAGLKPEWGEWGRAGRTYSLLPAQCG; encoded by the coding sequence GTGGCGTGGCACCTGCGAATGACGCTGCTGGGCGTGGGCGCGATGAACTCGCCGCGATGCGCACCCGCCGGCCTGCTGGTGCGCTACCGCGGCCGCCGGATCGCATTCGACGCGGGCCCTGGGGCCGATCCGCCTCCGCGCCTGGACGCGTGGCTGGTAACCGACGAGCAGGCCGAACTCCGCTCCGCCCTGCAAAGGATGGCGGCAGACCGTGGCCTCGAGGCCCGAAGAGCCGACTGTGAATGGGGCGAACTGGTGATCCGTGCGTGTTCGGTCGCGCACACCTCGCACCCGACCTGCGGCTACAGGATCGAGGCCGACGGTGTCGTGGCCGTTTGGGCGCCGGAGTTCTGGGAGTTCCCGTCCTGGGCGATGGGCGCGGACCTGATGTTCGCGGAGGCAGCCGGCTGGGATCGGCGGATCCGGTTCCGAGGCGGGGTCGGCGGCCACGCTCACGTCCGGGAGGTTGGCCGAGAGGCTGAGCGGCACCAGGTGCGGCGCCTGGTCTACGCCCACGTCCGGGAGGTTGGCCGAGAGGCTGAGCGGCACCAGGTGCGGCGCCTGGTCTACGCCCACATTGGGCGGCCGTGCTTGCGCGCGATGGACGCCGGACTGAAGCCGGAGTGGGGCGAGTGGGGGCGCGCGGGGCGCACGTACTCACTGCTGCCCGCACAGTGTGGTTGA
- a CDS encoding NAD(P)/FAD-dependent oxidoreductase, which produces MSPVKPFVIVGGGLAAGKAAEALREHGHSGPLLIIGDEPERPYLRPPLSKGYLLGKEERDSIFVHPEDWYTEHGVDLFLGTSVRAVDGRAREVELDDGRRVPYAKLLLATGSSPRRLSIPGADLDNVLYLRRVGDSERLKTAFTEGAKIVVIGGGWIGLETAAAARMAGAEVTVLEHSELPLLKVLGREAAEVFAGLHKDHGVDLRPRAQVESITGTRGRVDGVTLADGSHLAADAVVVGIGITPNVRLAEEAGLDVRNGIVTDQHLRTSVPDIYAAGDVANAYHPLLDRHIRVEHWANALNQPDTAALSMLGADAVYDRLPYFYTDQYDLGMEYVGYTEPGGYDRVVFRGNVAERQFIAFWMSGNRVLAGMSVNVWDVIDPIRSLILSEAGVDDARLADPGVPLESLLP; this is translated from the coding sequence ATGTCCCCAGTAAAACCTTTCGTGATCGTCGGAGGCGGTCTGGCCGCGGGCAAGGCGGCGGAGGCACTGCGGGAGCACGGCCACAGCGGCCCGCTCCTCATCATCGGCGACGAGCCGGAGCGGCCCTACCTCCGGCCGCCGCTTTCCAAGGGCTACCTGCTGGGCAAGGAGGAGCGCGACTCGATCTTCGTGCACCCCGAGGACTGGTACACGGAGCACGGAGTCGACCTGTTCCTGGGCACGAGTGTGAGGGCTGTCGATGGGCGGGCCAGGGAGGTGGAACTGGACGACGGGCGTCGCGTGCCCTACGCCAAACTGCTCCTGGCGACCGGTTCGTCTCCGCGCCGCCTCTCGATTCCCGGAGCAGACCTCGACAACGTTCTGTATCTGCGGCGCGTGGGAGACAGCGAACGGCTTAAAACCGCCTTCACCGAGGGGGCGAAGATCGTCGTCATCGGCGGCGGCTGGATCGGCCTCGAGACCGCCGCGGCCGCCCGGATGGCCGGGGCGGAGGTGACGGTGCTCGAACACTCGGAGCTGCCGTTGCTGAAGGTGCTCGGGCGCGAGGCGGCAGAAGTGTTCGCCGGTCTGCACAAGGATCACGGGGTGGATCTGCGCCCCCGCGCGCAGGTCGAGAGCATCACCGGAACCCGCGGTCGCGTGGACGGGGTGACGCTCGCCGACGGCAGCCACCTGGCCGCGGACGCCGTGGTCGTGGGCATCGGCATCACACCCAACGTCCGACTTGCGGAGGAAGCGGGCCTGGACGTGCGGAATGGCATCGTCACCGACCAGCACCTGCGGACCTCGGTGCCCGACATCTACGCCGCGGGTGACGTCGCCAACGCCTACCACCCGCTGCTCGACCGTCACATCCGCGTCGAGCACTGGGCCAATGCCTTGAACCAGCCGGACACAGCCGCGCTGAGCATGCTCGGCGCGGACGCCGTCTACGACAGGCTTCCGTACTTCTACACCGATCAGTACGACCTCGGGATGGAGTACGTGGGGTACACGGAACCAGGCGGCTACGACCGCGTGGTCTTCCGCGGCAACGTCGCCGAACGGCAGTTCATCGCCTTCTGGATGTCGGGCAACCGTGTCCTTGCGGGGATGAGCGTCAATGTCTGGGACGTCATCGATCCGATCCGTTCCTTGATCCTGTCCGAGGCCGGCGTAGACGACGCCCGCCTCGCCGATCCCGGTGTCCCCCTGGAGAGCCTCCTCCCCTGA
- a CDS encoding TetR/AcrR family transcriptional regulator, with protein MAYRSTARTEAKRLAHRERLLEAARGLLAEGGYAAASVSALAERAGVATGSVYNHFASKQELLAAVFRHIAGHELAAVREAVHAESGAAEQLRALVEAFSYRALRARRTAWAMIAEPVDPLVEAERLTYRRGYHALAEETIAAGIASGELPPQDARLSAAAVTGAISEALLGPLSPVSEQTEPEPVVEAIAALSLRAVGAADRPDQQHTDHQRGLPS; from the coding sequence ATGGCCTATCGATCCACGGCCCGTACAGAGGCGAAACGGCTTGCCCATCGCGAGCGGCTGCTGGAGGCCGCGCGCGGTCTGCTGGCCGAGGGCGGCTACGCCGCGGCCAGCGTCTCCGCGCTTGCCGAGCGGGCGGGGGTGGCCACCGGCAGCGTCTACAACCACTTCGCGTCCAAGCAGGAACTGCTCGCAGCGGTCTTCCGGCACATCGCCGGGCACGAGCTTGCCGCCGTACGAGAGGCGGTACACGCCGAGAGCGGCGCGGCGGAGCAGCTGCGGGCCCTGGTCGAGGCCTTCTCGTACCGGGCCCTGCGAGCACGCCGGACCGCCTGGGCGATGATCGCCGAACCGGTCGATCCGCTCGTCGAGGCCGAGCGTCTGACCTACCGGCGTGGCTATCACGCCCTGGCCGAGGAGACCATCGCGGCCGGCATCGCCTCCGGTGAACTTCCCCCGCAGGACGCCCGGTTGTCGGCGGCCGCCGTGACCGGGGCGATCAGCGAGGCGCTTCTCGGCCCGCTCTCACCGGTCAGCGAGCAGACCGAACCCGAGCCGGTGGTCGAGGCCATCGCCGCACTGTCCCTGCGGGCGGTCGGCGCCGCCGACAGACCCGATCAGCAGCACACCGACCATCAGAGAGGGCTCCCGTCATGA
- a CDS encoding SDR family oxidoreductase: protein MDLGIRGRVAVVAASTGGLGRAVAEALAAEGASVVVAGRRGGLAKEIAAGLPDAVGVQVDLTDPDGPQALVEAAREAYGDPDILVLNGPGPRPGTAADLDSGDLAAAVDALLLAQQRLVALALPAMRRRGWGRILAIGSSGIAEPLPGLVLSNAGRAALAAYLKTLAAEVAADGVTVNLLLPGRIATARVAALDAARAEREQRPVAEVEAASQAAIPAGRYGTPAEFGAAAAFLCGAPASYVTGTALRCDGGLVRSL, encoded by the coding sequence ATGGACCTCGGCATCCGCGGCCGGGTCGCCGTGGTCGCCGCCTCCACCGGCGGTCTGGGCCGGGCGGTCGCCGAGGCGCTGGCCGCCGAGGGCGCCTCGGTCGTGGTGGCCGGGCGGCGCGGCGGCCTCGCCAAGGAGATCGCCGCCGGGCTGCCGGACGCGGTCGGCGTCCAGGTCGACCTCACCGACCCGGACGGGCCGCAGGCACTGGTCGAGGCGGCGCGGGAGGCGTACGGCGATCCCGACATCCTGGTCCTCAACGGACCCGGCCCGCGGCCCGGCACCGCCGCCGACCTGGACAGCGGCGACCTCGCCGCCGCCGTGGACGCGTTGCTGCTGGCCCAGCAGCGGCTGGTGGCGCTGGCCTTGCCCGCGATGCGCCGGCGCGGGTGGGGCCGCATCCTGGCCATCGGCTCCAGCGGGATCGCCGAGCCGCTGCCCGGGCTGGTGCTCTCCAACGCCGGACGGGCCGCCCTGGCCGCCTATCTGAAGACCCTCGCGGCCGAGGTGGCGGCGGACGGAGTCACGGTCAACCTGCTGCTGCCCGGCCGGATCGCCACCGCTCGGGTGGCGGCGCTGGACGCCGCGCGGGCCGAACGCGAACAGCGCCCGGTCGCCGAGGTCGAGGCAGCCTCGCAGGCCGCGATCCCCGCCGGACGGTACGGCACCCCCGCCGAGTTCGGCGCGGCCGCCGCCTTCCTCTGCGGCGCCCCCGCGTCGTACGTCACCGGAACCGCGCTGCGCTGCGACGGCGGCCTGGTCCGCAGCCTGTGA
- a CDS encoding dihydrodipicolinate synthase family protein, whose translation MPEKLAPGVWGVVATPFLGSALEVDEPSLARLVEHYARIGTTGLTVLGVFGEAARLSAEERRAVLETVVDTVGLPLVVGVTGLATAPVLEEARLVREMAGDRLAGLMVQVNSPDPQVVAAHLNAVHDATGAGIVVQDYPETSQVAIRTADLVRAVRAVPSAVAVKAEAPPTPAAVARLTAELDVPVFGGLGGLGLLDELAAGAAGAMTGFSCPEGLIACVQAWRSGGYDAAREAYLPYLPLVNFEAQAGIGLALRKEAIRRRGLITESGVRPPAAQLPEALVPQLERHLAALPKEVR comes from the coding sequence ATGCCCGAGAAACTCGCACCCGGAGTGTGGGGCGTGGTCGCCACGCCCTTCCTCGGCTCCGCCCTGGAGGTGGACGAGCCCAGCCTGGCCCGGCTGGTGGAGCACTACGCGCGGATCGGCACCACCGGTCTGACCGTGCTCGGGGTCTTCGGCGAGGCCGCCCGGCTCTCCGCCGAGGAGCGCCGGGCGGTGCTGGAGACGGTGGTCGACACGGTCGGCCTGCCGCTGGTCGTCGGGGTCACCGGACTTGCCACCGCACCGGTGCTGGAGGAGGCCCGGCTCGTCCGCGAGATGGCCGGGGACCGCCTCGCCGGGCTGATGGTGCAGGTCAACTCGCCCGATCCGCAGGTGGTCGCGGCCCACCTCAACGCGGTCCACGACGCCACCGGCGCCGGGATCGTGGTCCAGGACTACCCGGAGACCAGCCAGGTCGCCATCCGCACCGCCGACCTGGTCCGCGCCGTCCGCGCGGTCCCCTCGGCGGTCGCGGTGAAGGCCGAGGCGCCGCCCACCCCGGCGGCCGTCGCCAGGCTCACCGCCGAACTCGACGTCCCGGTCTTCGGCGGCCTGGGCGGGCTGGGCCTGCTCGACGAACTGGCGGCCGGCGCCGCCGGGGCGATGACCGGCTTCTCCTGCCCCGAGGGCCTGATCGCCTGCGTCCAGGCCTGGCGCAGCGGGGGCTACGACGCGGCCCGGGAGGCCTATCTGCCGTACCTGCCGCTGGTCAACTTCGAGGCACAGGCCGGGATCGGGCTGGCGCTGCGCAAGGAGGCCATCCGGCGGCGCGGTCTGATCACGGAGTCGGGCGTCCGGCCGCCGGCCGCGCAGCTGCCCGAGGCCCTGGTCCCGCAGCTGGAGCGGCACCTCGCCGCACTGCCCAAGGAGGTGCGCTGA